One genomic segment of Plasmodium cynomolgi strain B DNA, chromosome 14, whole genome shotgun sequence includes these proteins:
- a CDS encoding endoplasmin precursor (putative), with amino-acid sequence MKLNRVFPCALLIGVLLPSWVPKNYNVLCESNEGKVEEKENKEEIKKDTDNIPEISDNEKPTSGIEQHQYQTEVTRLMDIIVNSLYTQKEVFLRELISNAADALEKIRFMSLSDEKVLGEEKKLEIKISANKEKNILSITDTGIGMTKEDLINNLGTIAKSGTSNFLEAISKSGGDMSLIGQFGVGFYSAFLVADKVIVYTKNNNDEQYIWESTADAKFSIYKDPRGSTLKRGTRISLHLKDDATSLMNDKKLVDLISKYSQFIQYPIYLLHENVYTEEVLADIAKEMENDPNYDSVKVEETDDPNKKTRTVVKKVKKWKLMNEQKPIWLRPPKELTDADYKKFFSVLSGFNDEPLYHIHFFAEGEIEFKCLIYIPSRAPSINDPLFTKQNSIKLYVRRVLVADEFVEFLPRYMSFIKGVVDSDDLPLNVSREQLQQNKILKAVSKRIVRKILDTFRTLYMDGKKNKEELRAQLAKESDEEKKKEIQKKINQPSTYKLIYKEYRKYLKTGCYEDDINRSKIVKLLLFKTMLHPKSISLDTYVENMKPDQKFIYYASGDSYEYLSKIPQLQIFKKKNIDVVFLTESVDESCVQRVQEYDGKKFKSIQKGEITFDLTDDEKKKEEKVKKMYKALIDVISDTLRNQIFKVEISRRLVDAPCAVVSTEWGLSGQMEKLMKINVNNADQIRAMSGQKILEINPDHPIMIDLLKRSVSNPKDSQLTESIKIIYQSAKLASGFDLEDTADLAQIVYDHINQKLGVDNNLKIDDLDPAIFETKKMEQEDSADGQKFHEEINIDDEIQKQDSASAPKNDEL; translated from the coding sequence ATGAAACTCAACAGGGTGTTCCCCTGCGCACTACTCATCGGTGTGCTGCTCCCCAGTTGGGTACCCAAAAATTACAATGTGCTGTGTGAAAGTAATGAAGGAAAAgtagaagaaaaggagaataaagaagaaataaagaagGACACAGATAACATCCCAGAAATCTCCGACAATGAAAAACCAACATCAGGCATAGAACAACATCAATACCAAACGGAGGTAACCAGACTGATGGACATAATTGTGAATTCGTTGTACACACAGAAGGAGGTGTTCCTCAGAGAATTAATTTCCAATGCAGCAGACGCATTGGAGAAAATTCGATTCATGTCCCTCTCGGATGAAAAAGTATTaggagaggagaaaaaattggaaataaaaatatcagcCAATAAGgaaaagaatattttatcCATCACGGATACAGGTATAGGTATGACAAAGGAAGATCTGATTAACAATTTGGGAACGATCGCCAAGTCAGGGACATCAAACTTTTTGGAAGCTATATCAAAAAGTGGAGGTGATATGAGTCTGATAGGTCAATTCGGGGTAGGGTTTTATTCTGCATTTTTAGTGGCAGATAAGGTAATCGTATACACAAAGAATAATAATGATGAGCAGTACATCTGGGAATCCACCGCCGATGctaaattttccatttataAGGACCCTAGAGGATCAACTTTGAAGAGAGGAACGAGAATATCGTTACACTTGAAAGATGATGCCACTAGCCTGATGAATGACAAAAAGTTGGTGGACTTAATTTCCAAGTACAGTCAGTTTATTCAATACCCCATTTATCTGCTACACGAAAATGTATACACGGAGGAAGTACTGGCCGATATAGccaaagaaatggaaaacgaTCCCAACTATGACAGCGTTAAAGTGGAGGAAACAGATGAcccaaacaaaaaaacaagaacTGTAGtgaagaaggtaaaaaaatggaaactaATGAATGAACAGAAGCCTATTTGGTTAAGACCACCCAAAGAGTTAACCGACGCAGATTACAAGAAATTTTTCAGTGTACTCTCCGGCTTTAATGATGAACCCCTATATCACATACACTTCTTCGCAGAGGGAGAAATCGAATTTAAGTGTTTAATATACATCCCGTCGAGAGCTCCATCTATAAATGACCCCTTGTTCACCAAACAAAACTCCATCAAATTGTACGTCAGAAGAGTTCTTGTGGCAGACGAATTTGTGGAGTTCCTCCCCAGATATATGAGCTTTATAAAAGGAGTAGTAGATAGTGACGATCTACCCCTTAACGTGTCGAGAGAGCAACTACAACAGAATAAAATTCTAAAAGCTGTGTCGAAAAGAATTGTGAGAAAGATCCTGGATACCTTCCGAACCTTGTATatggatggaaaaaaaaacaaggagGAATTGAGAGCACAACTAGCAAAAGAATcggatgaggagaaaaaaaaagaaatacaaaaaaaaattaatcaaccAAGTACCTACAAATTAATATACAAAGAGTACAGAAAGTATTTAAAAACAGGATGCTATGAGGATGATATTAACAGATCCAAAATTGTTAAGTTACTTTTATTCAAAACTATGTTGCACCCAAAGAGCATTTCATTGGACAcgtatgtagaaaatatgaaaccGGATCAGAAGTTTATCTACTACGCTTCGGGAGATTCGTATGAATATTTGTCCAAAATTCCTCagttgcaaatttttaaaaagaaaaacatcgATGTTGTGTTTTTAACCGAGTCGGTAGATGAGTCCTGCGTTCAGAGGGTACAAGAATATGATGGCAAAAAATTCAAGTCCattcaaaagggagaaattaCCTTCGACTTAACTgatgatgagaagaaaaaagaagaaaaagttaaaaaaatgtacaaagcATTAATTGATGTCATTTCGGATACCTTACGAAATCAAATTTTCAAAGTGGAAATTTCGAGAAGACTTGTTGATGCCCCCTGCGCGGTGGTGTCCACCGAATGGGGATTATCAggacaaatggaaaagttaatgaaaataaatgttaataATGCAGACCAAATCAGAGCTATGAGTggccaaaaaattttagaaattAATCCAGATCATCCAATCATGATCgatttgttaaaaaggtCAGTTTCAAATCCTAAAGATTCTCAACTAACTGAAAgcattaaaattatttaccaGTCTGCCAAATTGGCCTCAGGTTTTGACTTGGAGGACACTGCAGATTTGGCCCAAATTGTATACGACCACATTAATCAGAAGCTGGGAGTAGATAATAACCTCAAGATTGATGACTTGGACCCGGCCATTTTCGAGACCAAGAAAATGGAACAGGAGGACTCTGCCGATGGTCAGAAGTTCCACGAGGAGATCAACATCGACGACGAGATACAGAAGCAGGACTCCGCGTCCGCTCCGAAGAACGACGAGTTGTGA